TTTCCCTGATGCGTCTTCCCTCTTGCACGGCTTTTACTGCCTGGATCCTGATGTATTCCAGGGTATCATGACCAAGAGTGCGTGCGTCGAAAGTATTCATTGGATTACTCCTGGTAATTATTCGGTTAATAGGGGATCTATTGACAATTCCAAGTATTTATGTCTCAGCTCTCAACTAATGTCACCTAACCAATGCACAGATTAATATTACCAGCCTATTTTGCTTCGCTTATTTTAACAATCTCAGCGTCAATAATTATTGTTTCTCCAAATGAATATAATCAAGTTTTTAATCAGTTAATATACGCGGATGTGTTTACATCAAATATTGGATATTGGATGCAAAATTCTTATTTTTCGAAAGATGAATTTAATTTCCTTTATTGCATCTTTGGTATTTAGGCGTAGAAATACAATATTACTTGATAATTCCAATTTTGTTTTTTTTCTTAGAAAACATAAAATATATGTAGTTATAACATTTTTCATGTCGTTATTATTGTGCTTTGCTTTCATTCGTATTTCGCCAAAAACATCTTTTTTTATGATGCCCTTACGTGTATGGGAATTTCTTATTGGCTATGGTGTAGCTACGTATTCAACCGTCAATGGCAACATGAAGATTGGAGCAATAAGGCAGACAATAGGCTCTATTTTTTTTATTTTAATGCTTTTAATTCCATTGGTTAAAATTAACGGTGAGTCCCTCAGTATATTATCCGGACATCCCGGCGTTGTTGCATTTTTCATCACTATTTCTACGGGAGTTGTTCTTGCCCTAGGTATAAATC
This portion of the Gammaproteobacteria bacterium genome encodes:
- a CDS encoding hypothetical protein (Evidence 5 : Unknown function) codes for the protein MKAKHNNNDMKNVITTYILCFLRKKTKLELSSNIVFLRLNTKDAIKEIKFIFRKIRILHPISNI
- a CDS encoding hypothetical protein (Evidence 5 : Unknown function), which gives rise to MHRLILPAYFASLILTISASIIIVSPNEYNQVFNQLIYADVFTSNIGYWMQNSYFSKDEFNFLYCIFGI